A genomic stretch from Pempheris klunzingeri isolate RE-2024b chromosome 23, fPemKlu1.hap1, whole genome shotgun sequence includes:
- the pnp5a gene encoding purine nucleoside phosphorylase 5a — MFPEANKGYNYEDCKATADWLMAQTDIRPAVGIVCGSGLGGLADMLKDQVAFNYKDIPNFPQSTVHGHAGRLVFGTLKGRPCVCMQGRFHLYEGYPIQKITLPIRIFKLLGVETVMLTNAAGGLNQDFKVGDIMILKDHLNMPGFAGNNPLSGPNDERFGVRFPCMSDAYDRELQQLALDVGQELGYGDFLKEGVYCVLGGPSFETIAECRMLHKLGADAVGMSTVHEVIIARHCGMRVFALSLITNQAVMDYDSQEKANHEEVLQTGKQRAEQLEQLVSTMVTRIEHNNNNNNYA; from the exons ATGTTTCCAGAGGCAAACAAAGG CTACAACTATGAGGACTGCAAGGCCAccgctgattggctgatggccCAGACAGACATCCGACCCGCGGTGGGCATCGTGTGCGGCTCGGGGCTTGGAGGACTGGCTGACATGTTAAAAGACCAGGTGGCCTTCAACTATAAGGACATTCCCAACTTTCCACAGAGCACTG TGCACGGACATGCAGGTCGGCTGGTGTTCGGCACCTTAAAGGGAAGAccatgtgtttgcatgcaggGGCGCTTCCACTTGTATGAGGGCTACCCAATTCAGAAG attACACTGCCCATACGCATCTTCAAGCTGCTCGGTGTGGAGACAGTGATGTTGACCAACGCAGCAGGAGGCCTCAATCAGGACTTTAAAGTGGGAGACATCATGATCCTCAAAGACCACCTCAACATGCCGGGCTTCGCTGGCAACAATCCGCTGTCTGGACCCAACGATGAGAG GTTCGGTGTGCGTTTCCCCTGCATGTCCGACGCCTAcgacagagagctgcagcagctggccTTGGACGTGGGACAGGAGCTCGGCTATGGAGACTTCCTGAAGGAGGGTGTCTACTGCGTGCTGGGCGGACCCTCGTTCGAGACCATTGCTGAGTGCCGTATGCTGCACAAACTGGGCGCTGATGCCGTTG GCATGAGCACAGTCCACGAGGTGATCATTGCGCGCCACTGCGGCATGCGTGTCTTCGCCCTCTCGTTGATCACCAACCAGGCGGTGATGGACTACGACAGCCAAGAGAAGGCCAATCACGAGGAGGTCCTTCAGACGGGCAAGCAGCGAGcggagcagctggagcagctggtTTCCACCATGGTGACCAGGATtgagcacaacaacaacaacaacaactacgcCTAA